The sequence ACCAGCGCTGCGCCGGTAAGGATAATTTTTTTCATTGGGTTTACTCGTTCTACAATGGATCATGGATAATCGTCGATATGTGTACGCACGGGAAGCCCAAAGGCCGGGTCGTAGGTCAGGGTCTGGATAGGAAGAAAGAGCAGTGCCCTCAGGCCCGCTCCGCAGCAAAGGCGTTTCTGTGGTTTTGTGTGAAGTTTATGATTACTGCTTCTTCTGAGGGTCTTTAGGCGACTCCGGTCGCTCTTTGCGCATATCCGGCGCAGCAGCCTGATCAACTACCACGGTCGTATGCCCATCATGATGAATCGTTACGACATTACTACCGCTGGTACGCTGCATGGTTTCTGTGGTCGTACCGCTAGCCGACTGATGTACTACAGCCCGATTGCCACTACCCGACTGCCGAATCAATACCGACGATCCTTTCTGAGTATCTCGTTGAACTGGCTCAGCCAACGTATCTTTTTCCGGTGACGGCTTCGTTTGCCCCAAAGCCGTCGTTGTAGTCATGGCCAAGCCGCTTAGGGAAGCAAGCAGGGCAGTTAGTCTGTTCATCGTTTATCCATTTTGACGGAATATCAGGATGAGCAGCATACAACCGCACACCCGTAAGCTACCCAACTCAGGCAGTTAAAATAGGCTATATAGAGCAAATAGGCTGAACGGTACATAAGTGGTTCATGTACTCGTTTCGTACGCCAAACCAGCATGCTTGAACCACCTAAAAAATGAGGATCTGCTGCGTAAACATTCTGTACACGCAATCGTGACAGTGCTGTGTTTAAGACGAGCCCGATGGGAGCGGAAAGGGCGACCGAGCGGCCGCAGAAAAGATGTTCATAAACGAATTACAACTAGCTGATGTGGTGATCACTAACACAGGCATATGGCTATGTGTCAGTGTTTTTACAAATGTATAAGCACTTTTTTAATCAAATCAACAGCCGCCTGATTGCTTAAATTAACCTCTGTGCATACTTGCCTTGGTCAACAAGTTTGCTGAATATAATATTTCTTATTCACGAAATCATATAGTTAAATACTCGAGTATACACAAATAATTCTTCTTATTATACTGATTTACAAGCACTAAACACAATAAGTATACTCAACATATTGAATAGTTTAACTTAGTTCATTCTTGTATTACTCGAATACGATCTCTTGAACGATCCATAAAATAATAGCTGCTAGAAGCATAATTTTATTTATAAATAATTTAAATTTTAATGTAAGAACAAACTAGCGCTGATTAGTTCAGCTATAACGTATTACCATTTTATCAGCAAGATTATTAGCTCATTATATCATATGTATAAGCTAATTTATGGACACACTTACATTAAAACTACGAAGCACTTTTCGTCAAAAATTCACGTTTCTGGCTACACAAAATCGACAATGCATATCGTTATTTTTCATTGACTTGCCAGAATAGTCAATTAGTATCATCCATTCATACGTCGTAACCATTTTTTCGACGAAGGAACTGGTTTCGTAGGCTCTATATAGGGACAATCGCCACCCAGTTAACTGATCGTTATTCGTGATGGTCAAGGCTTCCAGACAGCCCATTCAGTCCATTCATTTCATTGACCAGTGCGGTCAAACGTACCTAGCCGCGGCGCTACGGCAATGTGTAGTTTTTAACGAAGGCCCAGAGCAGATCGTTGGCGTTCACGACCATCGAGGGTGGATCGCCGAGGCGGCGAACACGTTTCTGACCACCCGGCCACGAATGCCCACCGTCGTCGGTTAGGTAAAAGTGCAGTTCAGTACCCTGCTCGCAGGTTGTCCACTTATACACGGTATAGCCATTTGCCGGATGCACGGTCGGTTTGGTGGTTAGGCAACGAGCTAGTTTGGCAAACACCGTTAGGCTGCTATCGACCGACGGGTTCCATTGGCCGTTCAGGCTTCGGCTGCCAACGCCCCCATTGTAAGGCACATTGTGGTCCTGCGCCGAGTGGATGTGCAATATCGGCATCAGGCGGGCGGGTCGGCAAGCCGATTTGACCTGCATGGTACCCGCGTTTGGGGCAATAGCAGCGATTTTGTCGGGCAGTTCGCAGGCAAGCCGGTAGCAGAGCATGGCACCGTTGGAGTGGCCCGTGGCATAGACCCGCTTTGGGTCGAGGCGGTAGGTCTGGGTGAGCTTGTCGATCAGCTGCCGCACAAATCCCACATCGTCGGTGCGTTGCGTAGCCGCGCGTTGCCCGCAGCACCAGCCCGCGTTCCAGGTACGTAGACCCAGCACGCCGGGGTTCGCCTGCCCATCCGGGTACACCACCGCAAAACCTTCCCGATCGGCTTTGTCGCTCAGTCCCGACTGCGTTTCGAACTGTTGTCCGCTTCCGCCGCCACCGTGCAGGGCAATCAAGAGCGGTATTGGCCCGGTATGTTGGGCATAGCTGGGGGGCAAATGCAGCCGGTAGGTACGTACCTGCCCATCGTGCCGTAACGTGTCCTGATCAATGGGGGTTACCACCCGATGCCCTGCTGGCGACTGCACCAGCCCAACCGACAGGGCAGCCCCAAGGGCCAGCATACTTACCCAAACCGTGTTCATGCCGTTAGTATCCGATCAGCCCTAAAAGTAAGCAGCTTTTCCGCTTTGTGAGTAGCCAATTGGGCGCTCAATAGAGCTTCACTTTGTAGCGGTACCGGCCCCGGAAATATTCCTTCATCTTTATCACCTCGCGCGGCTGATCACTGATCCAGAACGTGGCGCAGGAACCGGGGGCGTAGTCGATCCGAACAAGCCAGCAGTCGACCGTGACTTTTCCGACGATCGGTAGCGGCTCGCGCCCGATAACGCTCAGCTTGTAATAGGCCGCGGCGGGGCTACCCGGCTCATAGAACGGCACGGCAAACGTTTGGCCCACTTTCCGTAGCGGTAGCAGGGGCAGGATTTCCAGATCCATCGGAAAGGCAAACGCCGGTGGCTGCATCGTTACCCGAAAGGCGCTGTCTTTGGCCGTGTGGCGGGCCGAATCGGGCATGGTAACCACATCCTTCTGAAAAACGAAGCTTCGGCTGCCGCGCTTTGCATACACGGCCTCATGCGTCAGCGGGGCCAGGGATGGCCATTGGCCGGTAGTAGTTACGTGTGCCAGCAGCGAGTCGCGGCGATACCAGTCCCAGACAAACGTATACTGCCGCTGCCCGTTTTGCGTGGTTTGGCGGAGCGTGCGGTCCCAGATGTCGGCCGATGATAACCGCCGACTGGTCGAGTCTTCGAAGTAGACGGCGTACGAGCGCTTGCCATCGCGCCAGGCGGCCGTATTGAGCGATCGGGCGTTCACGCGAATGGTATCAGTTTGGGCACGGGCCACGGTCGATACCAGTAGCAGGGCAATCAGGAGAAATCGGTTCATGGGGTTGACGGTGTTTGTCGGTAAAGGAACAGCGTGTAGGGCAGCGCGCCCCCAGCACTTTGATCAGCGGCTGTAACCGCGTTGGATTGGGCTGTAGCGAACCGTTACGACACAAAACAGCCCCTATCCAGTTGGATAGAGGCTGTTTGACTCAGGATAACCCAATGCGCCTTATGGGAAAGTTGTTGATCAGCGTTGACCCAGCAGTAGCCGACTGGCGGTATTGAAGCGGAGTCGTCGGCCCGGATCGTAACGTACCTGCCTGGCCTGCGCCTCGTAATTGGCAGGTACGTCTACAAGGTGTTTGATCGCCACCGAATCGGCACTGGTCGGCACCCGGTTGAGCGACCAGATCGAGGCATCATTCCAGGCACCATCTTTTAGCGTGTACAGATCCGTACCCGTCGTTGGTATGACTTGCAGCGTGAACGTATTCGAATACACGCTGTTTGCCAGCCCACTGACGAGCACTTTGTACGTCCCGGCATTGGCGGTTGTCAGGCTGGGCAGCGTTAGGGTTGCTGAGGTAGCGCCCGCCAGCGCCGTTTCGTTCTTATACCATTGATAGCCCGTCACGTCGCCCGTGGCCGAAATACTGACGGTCAGTGTAGCGCCAACGGGTAAGGTATAGCTCGGGTTAGGCTGCCGAACGATGGCCACGGGTGCCGAACAGCCTCCCGTCCTCGTGGCACAGAAAGCACCAAAATCGCCACTACCGGGCAGGTCTGGGTTCTGCGTCAGGTTTACCGATTTTCCGCACAAGGCCGAGTAGCTGTTCGGAATACAGCCGCTCAGGCGATTATTGCTCAGGATGAGCGTGGTCAGGCTGGGCAGCGTGGCCAGACTTTCCGGCAGGCTACCCGTCAGCTGGTTCCTACTCAGGTTCAGGTAGGAGAGCTTACGCAACGTACCCAGGTTCGCTGGCATCGATCCCGTCAGCTGGTTTCTTTCCAGGTTGAGCGATTCCAGGTTGCTCAGCGCCGTCAGGCTAACGGGTATAGTGCCCGAGAACTGATTGCCGCCCAATGACAGCGACGTCAGGCCGGTCAGAGCACGTAGCCCATCGGGGAGACTGCCGGTCAGCTGATTGTTATCCAGGGCGAGCGTGGTTAAGCTGGTCAGGGTACTCAGGCTGGCGGGCAGGCTGCCACTCAATTGATTATTTCCCAATACCAACGACGTTACCCGGCCATTGCCATCGCAGCCCACCCCATACCAGCCGCAGGGGTTACAGCCAGCCAGCCAGTTGGTGCGCGTGGCCCAGCCAGTGCCATTTGTGGCCGCGTACAAATCGGCCAGTGCGGTGTAGTCTGGGCTGGGCGCGTTGACGGTCAGGTTGACCGACGCCGTGACGATGCAGTTGGCGCCGCTGCTGACGGTAACGGAATAGATGCCGCTCTGGTTGGTACTGGAGAGGCTGAGGGGTGGGTTCTGCTGCGTCGACGAAAAGCCCGCGGGTCCCTGCCAGCGGTAGCTGCTGGCAGCCTGCACGCCCAGCGTCAGGCGCTGACTCACGCAGGCCGGGTTACTGCTGACCGTTGCTGTATACCCCGGACAGGCGGTGATGGTAAAGGCCGTACTGGCCGACAGGCTTCCCGGATCAGTCGCCCGCACCGTTACGGTGGAAGAACCGCTCGCGGTGGGTATTCCCGAAATCACCCGCGTCGTGGGGTTGAACGTTAAGCCATTAGCCGGACTGATACTGGCTGAATACGTCAGCGAGTTGGGCGTATGCGCGTCGGTGAAGGCATTGACGGTGTACGAAAAGGCGCTCCCTACCGTGGCCGACTGGTTGGCGTTGGCTACGGCAACGGGGGCGGTGTTACAGCTACCCAGCCGAACGACCACACGGCCTTCATAACTGGCGGTAAGTATATCGAGGCGACCATCCTTGTTTACGTCGCCGAGCGCCGTTGCGGCTGAACGGGTCGCGGCTACCGACAGGGAGGTTGGGGTGAATGAGCCCGTTCCCGTCCCCAACAGCAACTGAGGCAGGGAATCGCTACAGGCAATGGCGTCCAGACTGCCATCATTCATAAAGTCGCCCAGGTCCACATCGGTGGCATCTTTGCCTACACTAATAGTATTGGCATGGACAAACGTGTTGCCAAAAACCCCCACCTGCACATGCATAACCGACTGGTCGTAATCAGCCGCCACAAAATCAAGGATGTTATCATTGTTGAGCGTACCTACGGCAAGCCGATATTGCCTGCCACTGCCAACTACCACGTCGGGAATGGCCGTAAAGCCGCCAACGCCATTTCCCAGCCGAACCAACACCCGGTTATAGGTTGTGCTGGAAGCCAGAAAATCGCTGTTGCCATCCTTGTTGATATCCAACACGACCACATGGCTAGCGCCCGGATACTGGTGGGCTGGGCCGGGAATGGAGGCATTTGAATACGCAATGAATTCGCCGAAACCACTTCCCATCCGCACAGATAAAAACGGCGGACTAAACACGTTGCCCGTATTGGCCGTGACAAAATCAAGCGCACCATCGTTATTAAAATCTGCCAACGCGATGGACTGAGGGGCAACACCAACGCTTACTTCCTGGGTTAGGCGAAACTGGCCGGTTCCATCGCCCAGCCGAACCGAAACAGAGTTACCGAAACTGTTGACAGCCAGAAAATCCAGCTTCCCGTCGTTGTTGATATCACCCACTTGGACATCACTGGGGCCCGCCCCTACAGCGATGTCGGTGGTGCCAGTAAAGCGGCCAGTTCCATCGCCCAAGCGGACCGTTACCGTGTTTGCCAAAATATTGGCGGTCAGCAAGTCCAGGTTACCGTCATTATTTACGTCGCCAAGGGCTATCGCCGATGCCAACTCGCCAACCCCTACGTCTTCAGCCGTCACAACCATGGGCGCCTCTGAGCAGACAGGCCCACGCCCCACCGTTAGCGTAAAGACCCGTTTAGCGGTGCCCGCCCCCAACCCGGTAACGGTTACCGAATAAACGCCCGTCGGCTGCGCGTTCATGACCTGCACGACACCCGTGGCGGGGTCGCCCACTAGCGTCCCTCTGAAATTGGCCGTCGTTGACACATTGAGCCTGCTGGTACGGGTTGGCGCCCCGTTAGGAGTAATCACAGCCCCTCCCCCATTGATCATCGTAGCATCTAGATACGTACCCAATGTCGGCGCCTGGGCGTAGAGGTAGCTGGGTAGCACAATCAGATTCAACAAAAACAGACTGAACGAATGCGTAACGGTTTTTAGCATAACGTAGCGAATTGGGGGTAGCAGGCGTGGCACACTACCACGATACCGTTGCCTCATCAGATGACTTCGTGGGCGACGGTTCAAACAACAGCCGGCTCCGTTGCTCCAGCTGCCGCACCTTGTAGGCATAGTACAGGCAGATGCCGTTGGCCAGCAGGGCAGCGGTCAGTAGCAAGCCGACCAGTTTGAGCAGCCAACGGCGGTAGTCGGCATCGAGCGAAGACGAGAGGAACGGCATGGGTTGGTCTGTAAGCCTGATACAAAGCAGACGATCATCCCCCGAAAGGCCTACGTAACACCGTGGACAAGGCGTGGACAAGCGCCGGGACAAGGCGTAGACAACAGGCTGGGTATGTTCGTAGACACGTTCGTACTCAGCAGTTTACAAGCCAGTCTTATTTGGGAGCTACAGCGAATCGATCAGGCCCTCCAGCGTAGTATCGGGGCGGAGGTACTCGAGCTTTTTACGCAGGCGATAGCGCGATTTGCGAATGCTCTCCTGACTTACGCCCAGCACAAAGGCCATGTCTTTCGACGGAATGGCCAGCTTCGACAGGGCCAACAGCCGGATTTCAGCGGGGGTAAGCGCGGGGAAACGGGCGTGCAGCGTCTCGAAAAAGCCGGGGTGCACCTGCTCGAATAACCGTTTGAACTGCTGCCAGTCGGCCTCGGTCAGGATAACCTGCTGCATCAGGTGCTCGACCATTACAGGCCCCGCCGCCGCACTGACCACCGGCTCGTAGGGCTGCTCCAGGCCAGCGGCCAGTTTTTCGATCAGTTCATTCTTTTCTTTCAGGTGGCGGGTATACTGGTTCAGTTGGGCCGTGGCATGCGCCAGCAATTCGTCGGCCCGTTTCTGCTGCTCGGCCTGTACCTGCTTCTCGCGCTGCCGTTTGAGTCGGTTTTGGTTGAGTGCATACACGCCCGCCGCCGTCAGGCACAGCAATGCCATAATGATGATGTTCCGTACATGAATTGCGTTGGCTTTTTCGGCTTCAATCTGCGCCAGCTCGGACAGATACCGCTCGGCGTTGACTTTTATGGCTGAGTTAGCCAGTACCTGGCTGCTGAACACAGCCCGCAGTGAGTCTTTGAGCGCGAGTGTCGAATCCTGATACAACGTGGCGCGGGCATAGTTGCCCGTTTTCTTAAAGTAAGCGGTCTGCACCTGATAATAGGTCAGCGGGTAATTGGCCCAGCCTTTGTTGGGTGTCACAATCCCGACCGACCGGTCGATGTAGTTCTTGGCCTTGGCCGTGCTATCCAGCGTCAGTAAGGCCTCTGCCAGATAAAGGGCTGTCACGGCCGACCGCTCCGCCGCCTCGTTCATCGACAGCCGGTAGCCGATGTACAGATACGGTAAGGCGCGCCGTGCCTGCCCCCGCAACAGCAGTGTCTGCCCCAGCCCGCTCGAGGCGATGCCTACGTACGTCGAATCGTGGTAGCTTTTTGCTTGGTTTATGACACGTTGGAAAAGAGCTTCGGCTTTTGTATAGCTCTTCAGCCGCTGGTACACCATCGCCGTGTTGTTGTAATTGGCCAGTTCTTCCCGTTTCGACAAAAATGGGTAGCGAAACGCCTCTTCCATGTAGCGCAGGAAGGTGTCGTATTCGTCGAACGCGTAGTACCGGCTGCCCAGCCCCGTCAGGTATTTGTTGATTTCGGGGATGTGCTGGTAGCCGATTTGTTTAAAGGCCTGCTGCGCCCGCAACAGCCAGCGAAAACCCTTATCGAATTGCTGCTCGCCGAAGTAATACATACCCCGCATGTGCCAGTACGACGCTTTCACCACCGGCACCGGGCACTGATCCATGTGCGGTTCGGCCTCATCCAGCACCGTCGATAACCGACCGGTATAATCGACCAGGTTGTGCCGTACCAGCAGTTTGTGCAGGTCGGCGGTCCAGTAGAGCCGCTCGTCCTGTTGTTGCCGGGCAACGTCGCGCAGGCGATCCAGTTCCGCAAAGACCCGTATGGTGTCGTTGGGCGTCAGGCGTTTTCTTTCCCAGACATCTTTCCAGATGGCGCGTTGCCAGAGCTTGAACAGGCGCTGATCGGGTGGATACCGGAAGAGGGTGTCGATCTGCGCCTGCCCGGAACCGGCCAACAGCAATCCGCCCAAGCAAAGGAATACGTTTCTGAGAAGCCTTACGCTCTTCATGTACTGAATTAAGTTGGCAGCGTGTTAATGGTCTACTAAGTAGAGTATAAAAATAGGATAATCGAACCAAAAACCGTGCCCTCACAGCTAAGCCGACGGCTCATCGACTGCACGTACCTGCTTCCTATTCAGTGGGCGAGCCGCGATTTATATAGTGAATCAGCAAACCGTGATCGGTCGTGGGGTATCGCCATCTGAGCGTTTTAGTCGGTATCGATTGTCAATTAAAAAGCCCGCGACGAATCGTCGCGGGCTTTCGCACTCCTCCTCTAGTCAGCATATTGCAGAGCATGAAGCATTGCCACTTTTAGCCTAATTCTGAATGAATAGTCGGCAGGCGACAAGGCGATCGTAACAGCGTTGGATAAACGTAGAAAGTCAAGGGGCTACATCGATTCGACCGGGTAGGGCTGCCTGATCCAGTTCAGCAGGCGGTCGACGTCGGCCCGGTGAAACAGTTCGGTACCGGGGTTCATCGTCGCGGCAGTACCGCAGGCAACACCCAGTTGAATGGCATCGGCATAGGAGCGTTGCTGCGCCAGCGCATAGACCATGCCCCCTACCAGACTGTCACCCGCACCGACCGTACTCTGTTTCCTGACGGGTGGTGCCTGCACGTACAGCGTCTCGGCGGCATCCACCAGCATGGCCCCACGCGGCCCCAGCGACACCACCACCACCTGGCAGCTACCCTGCCGAATCAGCTGCGTAGCGGCTTCGGTGATCTGATCCATTTCGAGCCGGTCGGCGTTGACCAGCCGGGCCAGTTCACCCAGATTGGGCTTGATCATAAAAACGCCTTCCTCCAGCGCCGCCCGTAGCGGGTCGCCCGCCGTGTCGAGCACAAACCGGCTGTTGTGCGCTTTCGCCTTGCGGGCCAGTTGGGCATAGAAGTCGGTGGGCAAACCGGGTGGCAGGCTTCCACTTGCCACTACGTACTCAACGGGTATGTAGTCGATCGGGGGGTCGAGCCGGTTGATGTGCGCCAGGCAATCGGCGGCTTCGTCGGGCGTCAGCGTTGGGCCGGGCGTGCCGAACCGGTATTGCTGATTGGTCGTCGTTTCGGTCACGACAAAGCATTCGCGGGTGAGGCCACTCAGGCGAATGGGCTGATGATGAATCCCTTCGGCTTCGACGAGTGCCTCCAGCGTGTGGCCCGACGCGCCGCCCACCGTGAACAGCGCGAGCGACTGCCCACCCAGCCGACGGATGGCTTTAGAGACGTTGATGCCGCCGCCGCCCGCGTCGTACTGCGGTTGGGAGCAGTGCAGCTTATGTTCGGGCACCAGCCGATCAATCGTCATGCTGATGTCGACAGCCGGGTTGAGCGTGAGCGTAACAATCATGGAAACAACCGTTTAGTTGACCAAAGATGCCGACAACGTACCTAGCCCACCATGACCGCCGTTACCCACCCGGCTAACAGGCATCAGGTTGATGATTGCATTCAGAACTACAGCAAAATGTATCTCTAACAAAACTCGCCCTTAGCGATCCGTCGCCCCATCCCAGGTACGTTGCCAACGTACCTGGGATGGGGCGACGGATCGCTGTTAAGTGGTAATCTGGTCTGTCACGGCGTACACAACGTCATGGGCCTCCCAAATCGCAGGTACGTCCAGCTTCGACAGCATCCGGCTCACTACCGGTTCGGGGACAGAGTACTGCCGGTTGGTATTCTGAGCCATACGTTGTGTCTCAGGCGCCTCCACATATGCGATCGTCACGCGCGCCCGGTACGTCACGAAGAGATCAATCAGTTGTGACCGCATCGTGTAAGTAATGTTGGTCGCGTTCCACACGAACGGCTGCCGTTTTCGCAGATAGCTGCGCGCCAGTTCTTTGGCTTCCTGCACTACACGCCCGGTGGCCCGCCGGTCGGTTGGATCGACGCCCAGCCGACGCCGGATACCATCCAGGCTGACGACCGGCCAGTCGGGATAATGCGTCAGGATATAAAAATCCTTGCCTGCGCCCGGCAAGCCGCTCAGCAGTAAAACCTCGGTTTCGGTGTCATCATACAGCACGTAATCAGGGGCTACGTCGTCTCGTCTGAAATACTGAAACCGGGTGATCTCCGACGCAAAGGCGTAAGGGTTACCATAACACCGCTGCTCCTGGCAGAAGGCCTCAAACAGATCAATCCGGTAAAGCATCTCCGCCTGATCATTGCAAACTCGCCCCAGCACGTCGGC comes from Fibrella aestuarina BUZ 2 and encodes:
- a CDS encoding extracellular catalytic domain type 1 short-chain-length polyhydroxyalkanoate depolymerase produces the protein MNTVWVSMLALGAALSVGLVQSPAGHRVVTPIDQDTLRHDGQVRTYRLHLPPSYAQHTGPIPLLIALHGGGGSGQQFETQSGLSDKADREGFAVVYPDGQANPGVLGLRTWNAGWCCGQRAATQRTDDVGFVRQLIDKLTQTYRLDPKRVYATGHSNGAMLCYRLACELPDKIAAIAPNAGTMQVKSACRPARLMPILHIHSAQDHNVPYNGGVGSRSLNGQWNPSVDSSLTVFAKLARCLTTKPTVHPANGYTVYKWTTCEQGTELHFYLTDDGGHSWPGGQKRVRRLGDPPSMVVNANDLLWAFVKNYTLP
- a CDS encoding DUF3108 domain-containing protein; the protein is MNRFLLIALLLVSTVARAQTDTIRVNARSLNTAAWRDGKRSYAVYFEDSTSRRLSSADIWDRTLRQTTQNGQRQYTFVWDWYRRDSLLAHVTTTGQWPSLAPLTHEAVYAKRGSRSFVFQKDVVTMPDSARHTAKDSAFRVTMQPPAFAFPMDLEILPLLPLRKVGQTFAVPFYEPGSPAAAYYKLSVIGREPLPIVGKVTVDCWLVRIDYAPGSCATFWISDQPREVIKMKEYFRGRYRYKVKLY
- a CDS encoding FG-GAP-like repeat-containing protein, with the translated sequence MLKTVTHSFSLFLLNLIVLPSYLYAQAPTLGTYLDATMINGGGAVITPNGAPTRTSRLNVSTTANFRGTLVGDPATGVVQVMNAQPTGVYSVTVTGLGAGTAKRVFTLTVGRGPVCSEAPMVVTAEDVGVGELASAIALGDVNNDGNLDLLTANILANTVTVRLGDGTGRFTGTTDIAVGAGPSDVQVGDINNDGKLDFLAVNSFGNSVSVRLGDGTGQFRLTQEVSVGVAPQSIALADFNNDGALDFVTANTGNVFSPPFLSVRMGSGFGEFIAYSNASIPGPAHQYPGASHVVVLDINKDGNSDFLASSTTYNRVLVRLGNGVGGFTAIPDVVVGSGRQYRLAVGTLNNDNILDFVAADYDQSVMHVQVGVFGNTFVHANTISVGKDATDVDLGDFMNDGSLDAIACSDSLPQLLLGTGTGSFTPTSLSVAATRSAATALGDVNKDGRLDILTASYEGRVVVRLGSCNTAPVAVANANQSATVGSAFSYTVNAFTDAHTPNSLTYSASISPANGLTFNPTTRVISGIPTASGSSTVTVRATDPGSLSASTAFTITACPGYTATVSSNPACVSQRLTLGVQAASSYRWQGPAGFSSTQQNPPLSLSSTNQSGIYSVTVSSGANCIVTASVNLTVNAPSPDYTALADLYAATNGTGWATRTNWLAGCNPCGWYGVGCDGNGRVTSLVLGNNQLSGSLPASLSTLTSLTTLALDNNQLTGSLPDGLRALTGLTSLSLGGNQFSGTIPVSLTALSNLESLNLERNQLTGSMPANLGTLRKLSYLNLSRNQLTGSLPESLATLPSLTTLILSNNRLSGCIPNSYSALCGKSVNLTQNPDLPGSGDFGAFCATRTGGCSAPVAIVRQPNPSYTLPVGATLTVSISATGDVTGYQWYKNETALAGATSATLTLPSLTTANAGTYKVLVSGLANSVYSNTFTLQVIPTTGTDLYTLKDGAWNDASIWSLNRVPTSADSVAIKHLVDVPANYEAQARQVRYDPGRRLRFNTASRLLLGQR
- a CDS encoding tetratricopeptide repeat protein, with product MGGLLLAGSGQAQIDTLFRYPPDQRLFKLWQRAIWKDVWERKRLTPNDTIRVFAELDRLRDVARQQQDERLYWTADLHKLLVRHNLVDYTGRLSTVLDEAEPHMDQCPVPVVKASYWHMRGMYYFGEQQFDKGFRWLLRAQQAFKQIGYQHIPEINKYLTGLGSRYYAFDEYDTFLRYMEEAFRYPFLSKREELANYNNTAMVYQRLKSYTKAEALFQRVINQAKSYHDSTYVGIASSGLGQTLLLRGQARRALPYLYIGYRLSMNEAAERSAVTALYLAEALLTLDSTAKAKNYIDRSVGIVTPNKGWANYPLTYYQVQTAYFKKTGNYARATLYQDSTLALKDSLRAVFSSQVLANSAIKVNAERYLSELAQIEAEKANAIHVRNIIIMALLCLTAAGVYALNQNRLKRQREKQVQAEQQKRADELLAHATAQLNQYTRHLKEKNELIEKLAAGLEQPYEPVVSAAAGPVMVEHLMQQVILTEADWQQFKRLFEQVHPGFFETLHARFPALTPAEIRLLALSKLAIPSKDMAFVLGVSQESIRKSRYRLRKKLEYLRPDTTLEGLIDSL
- a CDS encoding 1-phosphofructokinase family hexose kinase, which translates into the protein MIVTLTLNPAVDISMTIDRLVPEHKLHCSQPQYDAGGGGINVSKAIRRLGGQSLALFTVGGASGHTLEALVEAEGIHHQPIRLSGLTRECFVVTETTTNQQYRFGTPGPTLTPDEAADCLAHINRLDPPIDYIPVEYVVASGSLPPGLPTDFYAQLARKAKAHNSRFVLDTAGDPLRAALEEGVFMIKPNLGELARLVNADRLEMDQITEAATQLIRQGSCQVVVVSLGPRGAMLVDAAETLYVQAPPVRKQSTVGAGDSLVGGMVYALAQQRSYADAIQLGVACGTAATMNPGTELFHRADVDRLLNWIRQPYPVESM
- a CDS encoding AAA family ATPase, whose protein sequence is MTHWQLTTHTDWPDLLRQFDWVRHMQGVPQDSIHHAEGDVATHTRMVLEALAALPGYQVLAADEQAILWAAALLHDVEKRSTTVFEPDGRITSRGHARKGEYTARLILYDALPAPFVIREAIAKLVRYHGLPLWLFDKENPYQALLKASLEVNTRWLALLARADVLGRVCNDQAEMLYRIDLFEAFCQEQRCYGNPYAFASEITRFQYFRRDDVAPDYVLYDDTETEVLLLSGLPGAGKDFYILTHYPDWPVVSLDGIRRRLGVDPTDRRATGRVVQEAKELARSYLRKRQPFVWNATNITYTMRSQLIDLFVTYRARVTIAYVEAPETQRMAQNTNRQYSVPEPVVSRMLSKLDVPAIWEAHDVVYAVTDQITT